One genomic segment of Deltaproteobacteria bacterium HGW-Deltaproteobacteria-18 includes these proteins:
- a CDS encoding D-alanine--D-alanine ligase: protein MTPLHVAVVRESVPEAASPDALDTVVQARSVRESLARCGWRTSEHILGSDPSALEAALAHRRPDVVFNLVESCHGLSSLACLAPALFRKGGLVYTGADEGGMTLAGDKALARRIMQAAGLPVPCGATLGELQRGVFPGPGTYIVKARFEDASLGLGPDCVVEVQAREELLAVMKKIAPRMGGDCVAEGYVPGREFNLALLAEPGSKVRALPLAEMVFNAAISGPAILHYAAKWEQSSADYAASARSFNLAGDDPLAMEMTRVGISCWELFNLAGYARIDFRVSDGGQVYIIDVNPNPCITPDAGFVAAAGQAGLDHAALVRCIVLDALERAEQQERVDRG from the coding sequence GTGACGCCCCTGCATGTGGCAGTGGTGCGCGAGAGCGTTCCGGAAGCCGCTTCCCCCGATGCTCTGGACACGGTGGTGCAGGCCCGCAGCGTGCGCGAGAGCCTGGCCCGTTGCGGCTGGCGCACCTCGGAGCATATCCTGGGATCCGATCCCTCTGCGCTCGAGGCCGCTCTTGCGCACCGCAGACCCGATGTCGTCTTCAATCTGGTTGAGTCCTGTCATGGATTGTCCAGTCTTGCATGTCTTGCTCCTGCTCTTTTTCGCAAGGGCGGGCTTGTCTACACCGGAGCGGACGAGGGCGGGATGACCCTGGCGGGCGACAAGGCCCTGGCCAGGCGGATTATGCAAGCGGCCGGGCTGCCCGTGCCTTGCGGTGCGACGCTCGGGGAATTGCAGCGGGGTGTTTTTCCCGGTCCCGGCACCTATATCGTCAAGGCGCGTTTCGAGGATGCCTCCCTGGGCCTTGGCCCGGATTGCGTCGTTGAGGTGCAGGCTCGCGAAGAGTTGCTGGCGGTGATGAAAAAAATCGCGCCGCGCATGGGCGGGGACTGCGTGGCCGAAGGATACGTTCCTGGCCGGGAATTCAATCTGGCTCTGCTGGCAGAGCCGGGATCAAAGGTCCGCGCGCTGCCCCTGGCGGAGATGGTCTTCAATGCCGCGATATCCGGCCCGGCCATACTGCATTATGCGGCCAAATGGGAGCAGAGCAGCGCGGATTATGCCGCATCGGCGCGCAGCTTCAACCTTGCCGGGGATGACCCCCTGGCCATGGAGATGACGCGGGTCGGCATCTCCTGTTGGGAACTTTTCAATCTGGCCGGATACGCCCGCATAGACTTTCGCGTCAGTGATGGCGGCCAAGTTTACATCATCGATGTCAATCCGAATCCGTGCATCACCCCGGACGCGGGCTTCGTGGCCGCGGCCGGGCAGGCCGGTCTGGATCATGCCGCGCTGGTCCGGTGCATAGTCCTTGATGCCCTGGAGCGGGCGGAGCAGCAGGAGAGAGTCGATCGTGGATGA
- a CDS encoding D-alanine--D-alanine ligase yields MLVGMTYDLQQDYLAAGYGRDEVAELDSPVTVEAIRSALLSQGHDVELIGGVNPLTRALAEGRRWDMVFNFAEGMLGLAREAQVPALLDAWDIPYTFSGPDVLALALHKGWTNAVLRAHGVPTADFGIVNSMDDVGAIDLPFPLFVKPVAEGSSKGVSDKSLVRDREALREICAHVLGTYRQPALVETFLPGREFTVGLLGSGRECRVLGVMEVLSTASGDACAYTYANKQEWRERALYELATDGPAEQAAEVARAAWRALGCLDAGRIDVRLDERGEARFIEVNPLAGLNPESSDLPILCGKIGLGYDELISSIMDSAIRRAESRVQGKRS; encoded by the coding sequence ATGCTCGTTGGCATGACCTACGACCTGCAGCAGGACTACCTGGCCGCTGGATACGGCAGGGATGAGGTGGCGGAGTTGGACAGTCCTGTCACTGTAGAGGCCATCAGAAGTGCGCTTTTGTCCCAGGGACACGACGTGGAACTGATCGGCGGCGTGAATCCGCTGACGCGCGCCCTGGCGGAAGGGCGGCGTTGGGACATGGTCTTCAATTTCGCCGAGGGCATGCTCGGCCTTGCTCGCGAAGCTCAGGTCCCGGCCCTGCTGGATGCGTGGGACATTCCCTACACCTTCTCCGGCCCCGACGTGCTGGCCCTGGCCCTGCACAAGGGCTGGACCAACGCGGTGCTGCGGGCGCACGGCGTGCCCACGGCCGATTTCGGGATCGTGAACTCCATGGACGACGTGGGCGCCATCGACCTGCCTTTTCCGCTCTTTGTCAAACCTGTGGCCGAAGGATCCAGCAAGGGCGTGAGCGACAAGTCGCTGGTCAGGGACCGGGAGGCGTTGCGCGAGATTTGCGCCCATGTCCTTGGCACGTATCGCCAGCCCGCCTTGGTGGAGACGTTTCTTCCGGGTCGGGAATTCACCGTGGGTCTTCTGGGGAGCGGCCGGGAGTGCAGGGTGCTCGGGGTCATGGAGGTGCTCTCCACCGCCAGCGGCGATGCGTGCGCCTACACCTACGCCAACAAGCAGGAGTGGCGCGAGCGGGCGCTCTACGAACTGGCCACCGACGGCCCTGCGGAGCAGGCCGCCGAGGTGGCCCGCGCTGCCTGGCGGGCCCTTGGATGCCTCGACGCCGGGCGCATCGATGTGCGTCTGGACGAGCGGGGCGAGGCGCGGTTCATCGAGGTCAATCCGCTGGCGGGGCTCAATCCGGAGAGTTCGGATCTGCCCATTCTCTGCGGCAAGATAGGCCTTGGCTATGACGAACTCATAAGCAGCATCATGGATTCTGCCATCCGCAGAGCCGAAAGCAGGGTTCAGGGGAAACGTTCGTGA
- a CDS encoding DUF4079 domain-containing protein, with protein MLWIHPLLQLVATGLALYVLSLGWPRFQANHLGKKGKFMWAEHVRFGKYAHILWMSGLVLGLYAVAQHWGQNTITGNHYWIGQLMMPCIAGGYITGVIMDRNRKKRRYLPLAHAVFNTLAVLLALAEVVTGIGVIRLFLMS; from the coding sequence ATGCTCTGGATTCATCCTCTGCTTCAACTCGTGGCCACCGGTCTGGCCCTGTACGTCTTGTCCCTCGGGTGGCCGCGTTTTCAGGCCAACCACTTGGGAAAGAAAGGCAAGTTCATGTGGGCCGAGCATGTCCGGTTCGGCAAGTACGCGCATATTCTCTGGATGAGCGGACTGGTTCTTGGCCTCTATGCCGTTGCCCAGCACTGGGGTCAGAACACCATCACCGGCAACCATTACTGGATCGGCCAACTGATGATGCCCTGTATCGCGGGCGGCTACATCACGGGCGTGATCATGGACCGCAACAGGAAGAAACGCCGCTATCTGCCTCTGGCGCACGCTGTTTTCAACACGTTGGCCGTGCTTCTGGCGCTGGCGGAAGTGGTCACCGGAATCGGCGTCATTCGTTTATTCTTGATGTCCTGA
- a CDS encoding dihydroorotase — MLTLHSPMDMHVHLRQGDMLTLVAPHTARYFAAAVVMPNLTPPVTSLAQVLDYREEILRVTGESFSPLMTLFFRTCSRAELLAARPHIIGVKLYPAGMTTNSEAGLADMRQAHATLAAMEELDIPLLIHGEGCGFVMDREAVFLPVVEEWARSFPRLRIVLEHVTTRAGVELLDRFDNLFATITLHHLLITLDDVLGGLMRPHLFCKPVAKRPEDRDALRQAALHHPRAFFGSDSAPHPRDAKEAPGCAAGIFSAPVALPALAGLFEELGALDLLQSFVSDRACAAYGLSPMPRAVRLEHGAWKVPERIGSVVPYLAGQTLKWRVVD; from the coding sequence ATGCTGACCTTGCACTCCCCCATGGACATGCATGTCCATCTGCGTCAGGGCGACATGCTGACCCTGGTCGCGCCGCACACGGCCCGGTACTTCGCCGCCGCCGTGGTCATGCCCAACCTGACTCCGCCGGTGACCAGCCTCGCGCAGGTTCTGGATTACCGGGAGGAAATACTTCGCGTGACGGGAGAATCCTTCTCTCCGCTCATGACCCTTTTCTTCAGGACCTGCTCCAGAGCCGAATTGCTGGCCGCAAGGCCGCATATCATCGGGGTCAAGCTCTATCCCGCCGGAATGACGACCAACTCCGAGGCCGGCTTGGCCGACATGAGGCAGGCCCATGCTACCCTGGCCGCCATGGAGGAACTGGACATCCCGCTTCTCATTCACGGAGAGGGGTGCGGATTCGTCATGGATCGCGAGGCGGTTTTTCTGCCCGTTGTCGAGGAGTGGGCGCGCTCGTTTCCCCGGCTGCGCATTGTTCTCGAACACGTCACCACCCGCGCCGGGGTGGAGTTGCTGGACCGCTTCGACAATCTCTTCGCCACCATCACCCTGCACCATCTGCTCATCACCCTTGATGATGTGCTTGGCGGGCTTATGCGTCCCCATCTCTTCTGCAAGCCGGTGGCCAAGCGTCCGGAGGATCGCGACGCCCTGCGGCAGGCGGCGCTGCATCACCCCCGGGCGTTCTTCGGCAGCGACTCGGCCCCTCATCCCCGCGATGCCAAGGAGGCTCCGGGCTGCGCGGCCGGAATCTTTTCCGCGCCAGTGGCCCTTCCTGCCCTGGCCGGTCTCTTCGAGGAACTTGGTGCCCTGGATCTGCTGCAGTCCTTTGTCTCGGACCGTGCCTGCGCCGCCTACGGCCTGAGCCCCATGCCCCGGGCAGTGCGCCTTGAACACGGCGCCTGGAAAGTGCCCGAGCGCATCGGCTCCGTCGTGCCATATCTGGCGGGCCAAACCCTGAAGTGGCGGGTGGTGGATTAG
- a CDS encoding N-acetyltransferase yields MDEITFRDQVHSGDPHAVREIVTSTAFFSASEVDVAEELVTERLSKGEESGYFFVFADIPGRGTMGYACYGPTPCTANTYDLYWIAVHEVMRGQGLGRKLLAEVEERLRRGKGGKLIAETSSREQYAPTQRFYLSCGFSNEARIRDYYAPGEDILYFTKYVGLLAQG; encoded by the coding sequence GTGGATGAAATTACCTTTCGCGATCAGGTGCACTCTGGCGATCCTCATGCCGTGCGCGAAATCGTGACCTCCACGGCATTTTTTTCAGCTTCGGAAGTGGATGTGGCCGAGGAGTTGGTGACCGAGCGCCTGTCCAAGGGAGAAGAGAGCGGCTATTTTTTCGTATTTGCCGACATACCGGGGCGCGGGACCATGGGCTATGCATGCTACGGTCCCACGCCGTGCACCGCGAACACCTACGATCTCTACTGGATCGCGGTGCATGAAGTTATGCGCGGCCAGGGGCTGGGCAGAAAGCTGCTGGCGGAAGTGGAGGAACGGTTGCGCAGGGGCAAAGGAGGCAAGCTCATCGCCGAGACTTCGTCCCGGGAACAGTATGCGCCGACGCAACGTTTTTACCTTTCCTGCGGTTTCAGCAATGAGGCTCGCATTCGCGATTACTACGCGCCGGGCGAGGATATTCTCTATTTCACAAAATATGTCGGACTGTTGGCGCAGGGTTGA
- a CDS encoding tRNA-dihydrouridine synthase → MSMQHPDFFSDPLNIGSMILPSRLVLAPMAGLGHAAFREVLDGFGGYGFMVTEMCNARAVPQESRHHSPVFRWRDEEAARLVCQIFGGEPEVMAAAARRIEAEGLMGVDINMGCSVAAICKKGYGAALLKDPERAVAIVRAVRQAVRCPVMVKFRSGWENSPDLAVDLARRFEDAGADLLTFHPRIAPDRRSRPPKWAHIRAVADSVSIPVLGNGNAFSGEDCARMMTETGCAGVSIGRMAIARPWIFAQLVHGFEPDEDVFMNTALKVIDAIWKHFEPARAIKMYKKYVPYLAANFVYGHSLWPELVRGLTREDMAENARRILGKRPRVASTPNAFLFTS, encoded by the coding sequence GTGTCCATGCAGCATCCCGACTTTTTTTCAGATCCCTTGAACATCGGTTCCATGATCCTGCCTTCGCGCCTTGTCCTGGCGCCCATGGCCGGTCTTGGGCATGCGGCCTTCCGGGAAGTGCTTGACGGATTCGGAGGGTATGGTTTCATGGTCACGGAGATGTGCAACGCCCGCGCCGTGCCGCAGGAAAGCCGCCATCATTCTCCCGTGTTCCGCTGGCGCGACGAGGAGGCGGCGCGTCTTGTCTGCCAGATCTTCGGTGGCGAGCCCGAAGTCATGGCTGCTGCGGCCCGGCGCATCGAGGCCGAAGGGCTCATGGGCGTGGACATCAACATGGGCTGTTCCGTGGCCGCCATCTGCAAGAAGGGCTACGGGGCTGCGCTGCTGAAAGATCCCGAGCGGGCCGTGGCCATCGTGCGGGCCGTGCGGCAGGCCGTGCGCTGTCCGGTCATGGTCAAGTTTCGCAGCGGCTGGGAAAATTCTCCGGACCTGGCCGTGGATCTGGCCAGGCGTTTCGAGGACGCCGGCGCGGATCTTCTGACCTTTCACCCGCGCATCGCCCCGGACCGCAGGTCCCGTCCGCCCAAATGGGCGCACATCCGGGCCGTGGCCGACTCCGTTTCGATTCCCGTGCTAGGCAACGGCAATGCGTTCTCAGGGGAAGACTGCGCCCGGATGATGACCGAGACCGGTTGCGCGGGAGTGTCCATCGGCCGCATGGCCATCGCCCGGCCCTGGATTTTCGCGCAGCTGGTGCACGGCTTCGAGCCTGACGAGGATGTCTTCATGAACACGGCGCTGAAGGTGATCGACGCCATCTGGAAGCATTTCGAGCCGGCCCGGGCCATCAAGATGTACAAAAAATACGTGCCGTACCTGGCCGCCAATTTTGTCTACGGGCACAGCCTCTGGCCGGAACTGGTGCGCGGGCTGACCCGGGAAGACATGGCGGAGAACGCAAGGCGGATTCTGGGAAAGAGGCCTCGGGTCGCGTCCACCCCCAACGCCTTCCTGTTCACGTCCTGA
- a CDS encoding lysine 2,3-aminomutase produces MDVVEIVAAEPSEIDQELAEPPSLSPHPEDLELGLWAHRKKFMSTHFPGAVQKDWDSWRWQLKHRVTSVEAMARILGVPVPAFEKTRRQLPVAATPYYLWVASRSEALRRCILPDVRETLSLPFETPDPLGEEGHSPVPGIVHRYPDRVLFLVTEFCSTYCRYCTRSRLVGKVGHRSDMRSWQAALDYIRAHPEVRDVLLSGGDPLTLPAMKIEWLLSQLRAIPHVEIVRIGSKVPAVLPQRITPKLVRMLRRYHPLFISLHFTHPDEMTPDTALACNRLADGGIPLGSQTVLLSGVNDDAPTMKRLMHGLIRNRVRPYYMYQCDPIPGSSHFRTPVETGLSIIRDLRGHTSGYCIPTYVIDAPGGGGKVPLQPDYFQGRDEQGIVLRNYENRVFHYPDQLCPQEAPCSLA; encoded by the coding sequence ATGGACGTTGTCGAAATTGTCGCGGCAGAGCCTTCCGAAATCGATCAGGAGCTGGCCGAACCCCCCTCTTTATCTCCCCATCCCGAAGACCTGGAGCTTGGCCTCTGGGCACATCGCAAAAAATTCATGAGCACGCATTTTCCCGGTGCCGTGCAAAAGGACTGGGACAGCTGGCGCTGGCAGCTGAAGCACCGTGTCACCTCCGTGGAGGCCATGGCGCGGATTCTTGGCGTCCCCGTGCCGGCCTTCGAAAAGACCAGGCGCCAGTTGCCCGTGGCCGCAACTCCCTATTATCTATGGGTCGCATCCCGCAGCGAGGCCCTGCGGCGCTGCATCCTGCCCGATGTGCGCGAAACGCTGAGCCTGCCTTTCGAGACACCGGATCCGCTGGGCGAAGAGGGCCACAGTCCCGTTCCCGGCATTGTCCATCGCTACCCGGACAGGGTGCTGTTCCTGGTCACGGAGTTCTGCTCGACCTATTGCCGCTACTGCACGCGCTCACGCCTGGTGGGCAAGGTCGGACACCGATCGGACATGCGCAGCTGGCAGGCCGCCCTGGACTATATCCGCGCGCATCCCGAGGTGCGCGACGTACTTCTTTCCGGCGGTGATCCCCTGACTCTTCCGGCCATGAAGATCGAGTGGCTGCTGTCCCAGTTGCGCGCCATCCCCCATGTCGAGATCGTGCGCATCGGGTCCAAGGTGCCGGCCGTGCTGCCTCAGCGCATCACGCCCAAGCTGGTGCGCATGCTTCGCCGCTACCATCCGCTGTTCATCAGCCTGCATTTCACGCATCCCGACGAGATGACCCCGGACACAGCCCTGGCCTGCAACCGTCTGGCCGACGGCGGTATTCCCCTGGGGAGCCAGACCGTGCTGCTGTCCGGTGTGAATGACGACGCGCCGACCATGAAGCGGCTCATGCACGGGCTGATCCGCAATCGCGTCCGCCCCTACTACATGTACCAGTGCGACCCGATTCCCGGATCAAGCCATTTCCGGACTCCGGTGGAGACGGGATTGTCCATCATCCGGGATCTGCGAGGGCATACCTCGGGCTACTGCATCCCGACCTATGTCATCGATGCTCCCGGCGGCGGAGGCAAGGTGCCGCTGCAACCGGATTATTTTCAGGGCCGGGACGAGCAGGGTATCGTGCTGCGCAATTATGAAAACCGTGTTTTCCATTACCCCGACCAGCTTTGCCCGCAGGAGGCGCCATGCTCGTTGGCATGA